The Mercurialis annua linkage group LG8, ddMerAnnu1.2, whole genome shotgun sequence genome window below encodes:
- the LOC126660558 gene encoding BURP domain protein RD22-like, with protein MVFRVAYCILFFYVLILTSGHARAIRVVTNQEHFHKNMKQIINEKSLDLYYKILNELFKRPASPIPPPPPGPPGLPGEGVQFDDFVLDFIEASYIGLFTPRNVYSGKVLPIYFPIKDNSSILPFTIPQEMVHPSITHPLSELAMIFKPFSISCRDFKSLSNNADTCEIQPEDVDTKICVRDTESIVQFIDRFFKSDEIEGSFKVLETKQPKTYSTASLQEYVVIGDPEEIEGEKKVVCHPMSDAFYCHFASMTKVLKVSLATENGDKFEAMAVCRMNHNSDSILDQTIAYTPF; from the exons ATGGTTTTTAGAGTTGCATATTGcattcttttcttttatgttcTAATCTTGAcg AGTGGTCATGCAAGAGCAATTAGGGTTGTGACAAACCAAGAGCATTTCCACAAAAATATGAAgcaaattataaatgaaaaatcaCTTGATCTATATTACAAGATCTTAAATGAGCTATTTAAAAGGCCAGCTTCACCTATACCTCCACCTCCTCCGGGTCCTCCAGGATTACCAG GTGAAGGTGTGCAATTTGACGATTTTGTGCTTGATTTTATAGAAGCTTCATATATTGGATTGTTCACTCCTCGTAATGTGTATTCCGGAAAAGTTTTACCCATCTATTTTCCAATAAAAGACAATTCATCTATTCTTCCTTTCACTATTCCTCAAGAAATGGTTCATCCTTCCATTACTCATCCTTTGTCTGAACTCGCAATGATCTTCAAGCCCTTTTCGATCTCTTGTCGGGATTTCAAGAGCCTATCCAATAACGCTGATACATGCGAAATACAACCCGAGGATGTTGATACCAAGATTTGTGTAAGAGATACGGAGTCGATTGTTCAATTTATTGATCGCTTCTTTAAATCAGACGAAATAGAAGGTAGTTTCAAGGTTTTAGAAACTaaacaaccaaaaacttactCGACTGCGTCTTTGCAAGAGTATGTTGTTATAGGAGATCCGGAAGAGATTGAAGGCGAAAAAAAAGTAGTTTGCCATCCGATGAGTGATGCTTTTTATTGCCATTTCGCTTCTATGACCAAGGTTCTTAAGGTCTCGTTAGCAACTGAAAATGGAGATAAATTTGAAGCTATGGCTGTTTGCCGCATGAACCATAATTCCGATAGTATTTTGGATCAAACGATAGCGTACACACCATTTTAA